TTGGAAGCCATTTCCAGGGCATAGGGGCACAGGACACtgccagcttcttcttcttttttttttttttggttcttttttttcggagctggggactgaacccagggccttgcgcttcctaggcaagcgctctaccactgagctaaatccccaaccccgccagcTTCTTTACCAGAGTGGCCCTCCCTAGTTCCCAATAGAGCCTATTCCGTATCTGAAACTTAGGAGCACAGTTTTCACCAAGTGCATTTCTGTTCCATTCTGGCTTTCCAGACTACTATGAGCATGTCCCATTAAGCCCTAAGTTCAGACTCTAAAACATTCCTCCTACAGGCCAGTTTCAAAGGCCTACGAACCACACACTCAGATTTCTCTCTGCAAAGGCCCTAGTTCTGATAGTATAATCTATTAGCGTTCTTTAGGTAACAAACCCatagaatgaatatatactaCAAGGAGAGCCATTGGACTGGCCCACGCAGCGCAGGCTGGGTAGTCCAGGAGTAGCGATCTGTCAGCACACTGGAAAGGCTGAACTCAGTGTCTGCTCAGTCTGTCAGGCTGGGTTCTTCAGCAGTTCCAAATGGTGCTAAAGGCCTGGGGGACTGTCAGCGACAGGGTGGGCgcactgaggaggaggagcaaagaCAGCAGGTGAGCGGCCGCACTCACCTCCTCAGACAGCTCTACAGTTGGCCACGCCACTGGCAGAGCCGCCCTCTCTGGGGGAGGATCTTCCGCTCTTCAGTTGGTCCTTCCAGGAAATGCTTTCACGACTGACCCAGACGGTCAGTCACCTCTCTCTTAGTTGATCTCAAATCCAATCAAACTAAAATTAGCCACCACAGTTCACTGTGAGAAAGCTCACTGAAGGTACGTCTGACCGCAGCTGACAGACCCCAGTGCTCAAACAGCCCAAGCTCGTGGAGCTTAGTCCTTTCTAGACGCTCCAGAGGCTCCAGTTCCCCGCCTTTGCCAGCCTCTACTCCAGtgcttctccaccttcctaacgctgcgaccctttaatacggtCCCTCAGGTTGTGCTGACCACCAACCATAaggttattttcattgctactccagaactgtaattttgctactgttaatgGATCCAGTGTAAACATCTgatgtgtaggatatctgatTTGTGACCCCCGAGGGGGTTGAGTCACCAGGTCTcatgagaaccactgttctagaggcTTCCCTAATCACTGCGTgtgcatctctgcctctctcgATGATGGCCACACCTCCCGCTGACACACACGGGAGCTGTGTTGGGCTTTTCCTGACCATGACATGACCTGTCTACTAAGGAACACTTCCGGAAGTGTTTGCCTGGCTCACGGCTTCTGAGGCTTCGGTCTGTGGCCAGACCTGTTCCCTGGGCCACGATGAGACAGATCATGGTAGGAAATCAAGAGGAACAAAGACGTCACTTCctggtggccaggaagcagagaggcagggggcTTCTGGACGTGATATGGTTCCAGTGCACATAGCCCCAATGACCCTACTTGCACAGCTAAGCCCCACGTCTTCAGGTTTCCAAAACTCCTGAAATAGTGCCATGAGCTAGGACAAGGCTTTGGTACATGAGCCTTTTTGGAGGGACGTTTCCTAATCCAAACCACATCAGATTCCCCCAGCACAATTCAGGTCCTCTCCCTGTCTCAGGTCTTCTCTTTAGTAACCTTTATTAGTGTTTGCCTTGCACTGTTGCAGTCACAACCCCAGGAGTGGATGTGACATCTTCAGAGGCCATCGCATGTACCCGGTCCCTCCCCATCACTGTCTCCCACTCCCAGGTAGCCTCACTCAGGACTCCATCTCCCCGAGAGCCTTTGTTCACTGCCAGTCCTGTTGTTGGGAGTGTCTTTCCTCGGGGCTGGAAAAGTACAGTGTAGTCCTAACTACACAGAGTGGTACTTACTGGGTATTACACAGGCTACTGCCGTGGGCCAGATCTCTGCTATACCGGGGCACTCGGCTTGTCCAGGCTGAGATCAACTGCCCAGCTCTGTGGCTTCTGCTGGGTAACCTGGGACAAGTGGCATTCATTGCCTCCAATTTAGCTGAGCACATCTCCAAAAGCAGCTGGCCATCTGTGAGTTCTCTGTGGACGTCATCCCAGCCTGTGACAGGATGTGTGTTTGAAAAAGTCCTCAAGGGTGATGTGGGCTCAAGTCTGGGGACCTTGCCTTGGTCACTCAGCACGTTCCAGGGTACAAGCTGGACTCCTTCCTATAGATGTGACATGGGGCTTACCTGCACGGAGTGCTCAGTGTCGAGCCAGCTGGGCGCCTGGGCCTGAAACACCTGCCAGCCCCTGAAAGCCCTCTGTGTGTTCTTTGTCTTTGCACAGATGACTCTTCCACGAAAGTGGACATGAAGGACAGTTATGACGCCGACGCCAGCACCTTGTGAGTGCAAGCACTGATTGCTGGGTCTCGTGTCTGATCTCTATCTAGCTCGGCCCCACAAGTCTCTTCAGCACCACAGAGTCCAGTATCCCCCGTGTCCACCTCTAGAGCCCCGCCAGTCCTTTCTCGTTCCCTACCTTCTGTGACCTACAGAAGGGACCTTGGAAAAGACACAAAATGGTGGTGCCTTGTACCCTTTTAAAGCCTGTTAGCTCGGCCTGTGCGTTCTCCCAGCCTTCCTGACCCCCTTGCAGAGGGCCAAGCCTTCTGCCCTCGCTCTCCCTCCCTTTGCCCACGGCCCACTAAGGTTGGCTGACTCCTGGGATCTCCTCAGTCTCCGTGTGTGACTGACACCAAGCAGTCTTCCTTAGTCAGTGTCCTTTGCTCATATGGTCGTATTTGTGAACAGGACAGCAGGCCCCACCCACATTGTACCTTGTGCCTTTGCAGCTGCTTCCCGGACTCTGGGGATGTGGGGGGCTTGCCGCCCTTGCCCTTCTGCATGCAGGCATCCCCCCACAGCAAGACGGTCAGCGAGAGTGAGCTGAGTACCAGCGCCACGGAGCTGCTGCAGGACTACATGCTCACGGTAGGCAGAGCCCCATCGCTGGCCTGGTTCTACCGTGGGGCTGTGGGGTCTGTGGGGTCTGTGGGCCCGAGTTGGCGCTGGGTTGTTTGGCCTGGCCCATGCTGGTTCTGGTTAGGAACAGCAGTTCCAGTGGTGCCtaggcctcctgcctctgtctttgacGTGTGTACCCCAGGTCACGTGTGTGCCCTTGCTGCTCCATGCAGAGCTGGCTTCATGCCCTTTAGCCCTACTGAGGACCTTTTTGTTTCAAGTCAGCAGATCTGTGTTTGCCCTGCTTCTCCGTGTAGTTCCTCTGCTGAGCCTGATGACAAGACACACACGGTTGGTACGTAGCAGGCACACGCCAAGCCCTCATTTCTCTGCACTCCTTTCCCCTCAGTTACGTACCAAGCTGTCATCACAGGAGATCCAGCAGTTTGCAGCCCTGCTGCATGAATACCGCAACGGGGCCTCCATCCATGAGTTCTGCATCAGCCTGCGGCAGCTCTATGGAGACAGCCGCAAGTTCCTGCTGCTTGGTGAGTGGGGCCGGGAGGGCCACTGGTCCCCTCTGGGAATGTGCAGAGTTCAGACAGGAGCGCTCCTCCACGTGCGTCTCATCACAGCTTGGCTGAGGCTGCAGGACTTACTCCTTAGATCCCTGAGCTGAGCTGATGGGCTCTGCCAGGAAGTGTGAAAAGGGTCCTGAGACTGAGTCTAGACAAAACCCATCAAGTCAGAACTGCCACTGGGAAGAGTCTAGGGACTATTTAAGGGGGTGTCTTTGTCAGTGGGTTTTGGGGAGCATGTAGAAATTTGTTGAGTGGAAAAGCAAAGACTATGTAGATAGAAGGACCCATCTTTGTACATGACACCCAAAGTGCCTGGCACATTCTTCAGAGCCACGGCCAGCCTAGGTGTCAGGTCTGCTGCATCAGCCTCACACCCAGAAGAACAGTGAGCTGGCAGCAGCTCTCTAAAAGCTCTGGGGTTCTCCCAGTGCTCCCTGTCCGTAACCAAGGGAGGCCAGCTGATCTTGCTTTGTATTGGCCGGGTGAGCACCAGCTGCTGGCCTAGGGCTGTCTTCGGTAGGGAAGGACTGGAGATAGGCTCTAGTCTGAGCCTCACTTCCTGCAGGACCAGGTCCCCAGTAAGGTTCTGGTCTGAGCTCCTCACTTCCTGCAGGATCAGGTACCCATAGTCTGAGCTCCTCACTTCCTGCAGGATCAGGTACCCAGTAAAGCTCTAGTCTGAGCTCCTCACTTCCTGCAGGATCAGGTACCCAATAAAGCTCTAGTCTGAGCTCCTCACTTCCTCAGGACCAGGTACCCAGTAAGGCCCATGTTCCAGGCCCCTGGCATCCAGCCCAGGATGCACACTCAGAAGCCTGAGGCCAGCTCCTTCCCATTTTGTTCTCAGCTGCCTCTATGCCAGAAATGGCAGTCGAGTCATGCATGATAGGACCCAGCCATAATCtgaacacttgggagacagaggcagggggatagcAAATTCAAGATTAGCTTGGATCTCAGAAAACGAAGGCTGGAAGAGAATTGAGCTGTGGGTACTGCCGCTTCAGGCCTCTGCTTCTGTTAGCCTCGAGGCCTCTCTACCGCCTCCTGGCCACAACCTAAGCAGGTTTTTGTAGGAGTACAGAGTCTCATGCAGGtcacgctggcctcaaactctgtgtAAGGGGGGGTGACCTTAAGCGCCTTACCTTCTGTCTCCTGTGTTCTGTAATTAGTAGTGTAAGTGAGGCTCCACCTCAGGAGAGTGCTGTCTGTAAACTCATCTGCTGTGGCCATGAAACCCTTATCCTGTCTGGATGGGCCCAGCCTGCCTGCCCACATCAAGGTTCTGGGATTCTGAGATACTGGTCTTTCTGAGTAGGACTGGTTTTGGCATGAGTCCTGGCTCTGAGGACAGACATCTTTGCCAATGGCTTTGTGGCTTTTGCTTTCTATCCTATTAGACAGGGGCTTTGAAGGTCACAGACCCTTAGCTGATGTCATGCCTCAAAGCCAAAGCGGGTGAGATTGACAGACTGCAAGCTGTTCATAGCTGGGGCCCTTGTTAATTAAACCTGCTCCAGGGCACGGCTTGTGTGGTGTGGGGGTCCTGAGCCACCCTCTGAGGTGTCACTCTGGGGTCATATGTTGGCAGGTCTGAGGCCCTTTATACCTGAGAAGGACAGTCAGCACTTTGAAAACTTCCTGGAGACCATTGGCGTGAAAGACGGCCGTGGCATCATCACTGACAGCTTTGGCAGGCATCGCCGTGCTCTGAGCACCACCTCCACATCCACCACCAATGGGAACAGGACCACAGGCAGCCCTGATGACCGCTCAGCGCCCTCAGAGGGGGATGAGTGGGACCGCATGATCTCAGACATCAGCAGTGATATTGAAGCACTAGGCTGCAGCATGGACCAGGACTCAGCGTGAAGGAGCGTGACAGCCTGTCTCACAGCCATCCCAGGCCTTCCTTCCTGGGAGGAGTGCCCAGACCCAAGTGCTAGCCCCTCCCTCCCAGCTTGGAGCTAGGGAGGGGCTGCAGACAAAGGTGGCTCTGGTGGCCAGGTCCTCTACTGTGAAGGAGTGGAGAGCTGCCACAGGACATGTGCCCCAACACAGGGCGGAAAGCTCTGTGCCTATTCCTCAGGGGCCCAGCAATGCCTGTAGCACATCCCCACTCGGGGAGGGCCAGGTGCAGCTGCAGGGAGAGCCAGTCCTGCCGGCCTGGCCCTGCACAGCTGATATTTGCACATGACTCTCCTCTCCTAATTCTCAGAGACCTTAAAAAGAAGTTTACTGCAATGTGAATAATTTAATCTCCGGTtgtcaagcattttttttttctattccttttggttgaaagccatGTTATCACAAATGGGGACAGGTCCATTCTGGTCCCTGTCTACTGGACCATGACTGCCCGTAGCATCCAGGGCTAGGGTAGAAGAGACCACTGGTGCTTCTGCTTTGGCTCCCTGGACAGGGACAGGAGCAGGCATTTTGGTATCTCTCACATGTCGGGGCTACCTTGATCTATGCATTCTGTGTATAGATTATCCAAAGGACTGTCCCATGCTCTGGCCCTGTCCCTAAGCCTCCGTGATGATCAGGAGTGCAGTGTATAAGGAAGAGTGCAGCCCACAGAGCTGAGACTCAGGGCTGCTGGAAGGCTGACATGGGTCCCGTGGCCCTCACTCTGTCCCCTACCAGTCAGCTCTTCTCATGCCTGTCCACTTCATTCTGGTCTCTACCCTCTAGACCCCTTGAAGCTCTCCTAGCCACCAAGAGAGCAGGGGAGTGACCGGGGGTCAGGCTGCCCTAGAAAGCTAGGCCGAGGAGACTGGCCTCTGCTGCTcatccttggggaggaggctctgtGTCCTGGTCAGAAGGCCTGGGATGGTGGCAGAGCCCTTGGGGTTCCTTGGACACCTCAGTTGTACCCAGCACAAGCCACAGTGTCACGGATGCTTTCCTGAGCGGTGTTGTGGCTTCAGGACAGTGTGTGACAGAATTCTCCTGTCACCTGTCCTGGAGCTAGTCATGGGAGCCCAGGCCAAGCCAAGGAAGTCAAGCACTCTTGGGGTGATCTCTTGCTTGACATGCAGCTGATTCTCTCCTGGAAGTGGAGATCCTGAGGCGAGGCTGATGTCCACCCTGTGCCCAGTTACACCCAGTTCATGTGCACAGCAGCAGGGTGTGTGGGAGGGCAGGACCAGGGCAGCCAACGTCTATAGCCAAAGCTGCAGGAGGAAAGGCCAGGGAGTACAGGGGTGCGGTGCCAGAGAGAGGCAGGCGAGGAGACACCAGAGGGCAATCGGGTAACAGCAGAGATGGATCAGACACTAAGGGGGGGCAACACTGGGGTAATGGTGTCATGCAGTGAGGTGACAGAAGGCAGCGAAGTGTACCAGGTGCCAAGGGGATGCTAGAGGGCAGTGACTGGACATCAAAGGCCCTGACGAGACACCTAAGGGTGACGAGACAGACAACTGAGGGGACTCCAGAGGGTGATCATGTGACACCGATTTATTGGGCTGCAGAGCTGAGGAGAGGCAGACCGGGCCCCCGCTTCCAGTCAGCAGCTACATTGTCAGTTCCTGCAGAAGAATCGTCATGTTAGCAGAAGGTCTTTTTTGAGGGACCTCCCTAGGATCTGGGCTGAAGAAGGCTAATATGTGCTCACCATGATGGCATTGACAATGTCACTGTGGTTGTCCTTCAGGGCCCGCACAGCCTTTGCCCTGGACACATTGGCCTGGGCCATCACCAGTTCAATGTCACGAGGTTCTAGCCCGGCCTCCTCTACCTAACAGAAGGGAATAAGGAGGTAGCTTAAGCTGCCTGAGACCCTTTGAAGCAGTGTGCCCACCCGGACCTTCACCCCATCCTCAGGCACCCTTCAGTGCCCAGAGCCTCCAGGcctcacctcctcctcttcctcctcttgctcctcacACTCTGGCCTCACCCGGGGCCCAGGGGCCAGCTCAGGGACCAGGGCTGAGGACTCTGAGGGCACCTTGAACTTCTCCGCTGCTGCTTTGTGTACTTGCTGGGACAGATCCTCAATCTGCAGCACAGACAGATTGAGTGGAGCTCACTGACCcggccctcccctccccaaccaccacaTGATCACAGCCAAGACAGACCTTGGCCTCACCAAAGACCACATAGGTGTCTGAGGCAGGGCTCTTGAAGACATCTGGCTTGGCAATCACAAACAAGATGTTCTTTGACTTCTGGATGGTGATCCTGGTGACTCCCTGAATCTGCCGTAAGCCCAGTTTCGACATTGCCTGTGGCAGAGAGCAGGAGACTCAGACCGCCTTTCCCGGTGTCTGGATGGCTGCCCTTCCCCTGGTCAGGCAGACCTCCCTCTGTAAGGGCCTCCTCAGGACATCCTCGTGTTTAGGGGGAGGGGCGGGTTTTTAGATTTGACTCAACCCTCTTCATGATAGTATTTCTCTGGCTTCTGGGTTTGGGGTCATCGGTGAGGATGTCTCCCTTTATATATGTCCTCTCCCAGGGTCCTCTAGGAGAGCTCCCAGCTGACCTTTCGAGCCTTCTTCTCGCTGCGGCTTTGCTTGGCTTTGGCAGTGGTCTCCTCATTGCTGCCGGCTGGGTCCTAGAGGAAGGTGAGAGCTAAGCATCTGTCGGGCCCAGCTGGTGCTCACCCAGAGACCCTCCCCCTTCTGGGGCCAACCTGTGCCGGGCACTGCGATTTCTGAGGTGAGATATCCTGCTCATCCAGCTCACCCGACGACTCCCCGTGGCTCTCCGAATGCTGGCCGGAGCCTGGGGCCCTCTGCGAGTCTGGGGGAGGGGCGAGGTATGAGGGCCTCTTACTAGTGCAGGGTCCACCAGTCCCATCCTCTAGTGTCTCCCCGGAAAGAGTCCAGCTGGCCCAGTCactgactcccccacccccacatcctcTTACCTTCCTCCAGGCTGTCCTCATCCTCTTGTTCATGAGCTGGGAACCCTCGAGGGCCCGATGGGTTTTGGGTCCCAGAGGGAGGAGGCACTTGGCAGGGGCTTGAGATGATGCAAGCCGGGTCTTTGGCATCTGTGGGGGTCACCTTGGGATTGGCGGAGTGAGGTGAGAGGCTGACACGTTGCCGGGCTCCCAGAGGCTTTGTGGATCCTGAGGTGGTAATGGCAGCAGCTCCCTGGACTCCTGCCCGAGACCTCAGACCATGAGAGGCTGAGGGcttctcctcttccacagggtctTTCTGGGAAGTGGGGCACAGGCAAGGGTCTGGGGGCCCTGGGGATGATTGGAATGCCCTGTTGAGGGCACTGGGAGCAgaagggtcagggtcagggtccaGAAGCCTATTCTGAGGTGTGGTGAGCAGGTCACCTGCAGAGTTTTCTGAGGAGAGATTAAGGGTACCAAGGGTCACCTTGGGCTGTTCTCCGCTGCCTAGGCCTAGCACAGGCTCCGGGTGCTGAAAGGGTGGTGCACACCTGGCAGTCTCTTCAGAGTAGACCCTGCTCAGTGTGCATGTGGCTCTTGCTGGGGACCCTGGGCAGGAACCAAGCTTGGATTGTACAGATACAGCCACAGGAAGCCTGGGGCCTGAGGAGTCCTTGACACTCAGGCTTGTTCCCTCCCCAGCGGAGTTCATCAGCTGTGGCTGGCTGGTCTCAGAGCGTGCAGCAGAATGCGCCTTGAAGGTCTCCGTGGTACCCTGCGATGCTGTTGACTTGGACCCCTTTCCCTGCCCTGGTGGTTTGGGGCCTCTCCCACACTTGTTCTTGGCCCTCGAGGCCTGTCTTTGAGGTGAGTGTGTCTTGGCCCCATCGTGGGCTTCAAGACATGCTCCTGGCTTGGGTGCAGCTAGGTTCTCAGTTACTTTCTCCCCCATACAGGATAGGGGCTCAGAGGTCTTTGTGCTCAAAGTGGGACCTGACCCTTCTCCTGGAACCCCAAGGTTGTCATTCTTTACAACTGGCTCTGAGCCATTCTGTTGGGCTTGGTCTGAAGCTGGGAGCTCAGAGTGTGGAGGCTTTGCATCCTGT
This is a stretch of genomic DNA from Rattus norvegicus strain BN/NHsdMcwi chromosome 14, GRCr8, whole genome shotgun sequence. It encodes these proteins:
- the Ccm2 gene encoding cerebral cavernous malformations 2 protein isoform X2; the protein is MEEEGKKGKKYLGQLTSIPGYLNPSSRTEILHFIDKAKRSHQLPGHLTQEHDAVLSLSAYNVKLAWRDGEDIILRVPIHDIAAVSYVRDDAAHLVVLKTAQDPGISPSQSLCAEGSRGLSAGSLSESAVGPVEACCLVIMATESKVAAEELCSLLSQVFQIVYTESTIDFLDRAIFDGASTPTHHLSVHSDDSSTKVDMKDSYDADASTFCFPDSGDVGGLPPLPFCMQASPHSKTVSESELSTSATELLQDYMLTLRTKLSSQEIQQFAALLHEYRNGASIHEFCISLRQLYGDSRKFLLLGLRPFIPEKDSQHFENFLETIGVKDGRGIITDSFGRHRRALSTTSTSTTNGNRTTGSPDDRSAPSEGDEWDRMISDISSDIEALGCSMDQDSA